Genomic segment of Rickettsiella endosymbiont of Xylota segnis:
GGTATCTTTACACCCTATAAACGAGCCTATCTGCAATTGCTATTGAATAATCAAAATATCGTTCCGCATTACTCACTACCTAAATCACAACACACATTAGATATTCGATCCAGTAAAGTTCCACTCAAGCTACCTAATTTTTATACAACTATCGTTTGGCCGTCGGGCGAGAAAGAAGCGCAGCGCCGTTTTAAAAAATTTATAAAAAATGATTTGTTTAACTATCACAAAACTCGTGATTTTCCCGCATTGGAAGGTACAAGTTTATTATCTCCCTATTTGGCAGCGGGAATGATTTCACCGCGTCAATGTTTACTGGCCGCCTTAATGGCCAACGAAGGTGAATATGATGGCAGAAATAAAGGCGCAACGACATGGATCAATGAATTAATCTGGAGAGATTTTTACAAACATTTATTAGATGCGGTACCGCGTCTGTCGATGCATCAGCCTTACCGATTGGAAACTGAAAAATTAAATTGGCATTATAATGAAAAACAATTACACGCTTGGCAACAGGGTAATACCGGTTATCCTATTGTTGATGCCGGGATGCGACAATTAAAACAAATCGGGTGGATGCATAATCGCTTACGCATGATAGTTGCAATGTTTTTAACCAAAAACTTATTTTTTGATTGGCGCATAGGCGAGGATTTTTTTATTCGCCATTTGATTGATGGAGATTTAGCGGCGAATAATGGCGGCTGGCAATGGAGCGCGTCTACGGGGACCGATGCTGCACCTTATTTTCGAATATTTAATCCATTACGACAAAGCGAACGTTTTGATCCACATGGAGATTTTATTCGCCAGTATTGCCCTGAATTGCGTTCATTTAATGCGCGAACAATTCATGATCCCCATCAGCGTGCACCCGCATTGGCTTTAAAAAGTGGTTACCCCAAACCAATCATTGACTTTAAAGACTCACGTATGGCAACAATTAAAGCTTTTAAATCACTTTAATACTAACTGGAAATTTTAAAAATTGTCGACTATTTTTAAAATTTCTCGTTTGAGGAAACATTATGCAAGCAAAAAGCAAAGTTAGAATGATCCATATGTCAGCTTCATTCTTATTGCTGACATGCATGTTTCATAACTGCTTAGCACTCCCTAATGTAATGAACGTTGTCATACTAGGTGTGGAAGCTAAAAAATTATTTGCTTATCTGACGGGTCCTAAAGTACATCCCGATGCAGGAATGAGTAAGCAATATTTGCAAGGAATCAATGTGGTCTGCCAATATGTAACAGCGCCTATCTCACATAATGGAGTAAATGTGCCTATGGGGGACCCCTCTCGATATTCCTGTGCCATGAACATTGATTACAATGGTTTAGCTGGATCCACTACGCTTCCTTAAACAGTTTGTCATGTAGTGTTGTTGGTGCAACCTGGGGAAAAAAATTTGCAGCTTACCTTGCATCTTTTGTTGAAAAAAACTACTTGCCTTTTGATATCGTCAGAAAAATGTTGCTAATACCATAAAAAGCATATATAGATTTTTCAAAACTCAAGTAACAGTCTATGATCAGGAGATAACTTCATGCCTACTAATAATCGCCTGAGACCTTCGGGTGATAAAATAGAAAAATTGGACTGTGGAAAGCACTGATTTTGCGCCAGAAATAAGCATAATTTAAGGATGCGGAGAATGAAGAGTTGGATTAGTTTGCAAGGATATCAAAGTTTAGTTTGTTTACGCCTTGTTTCAGAATTTAAAAATCTCTCTAGACAAACACAAGGGCGCAGAACCTTTTAACTTAAGGGTCTCATTGCTATTATTCCTTACTGACAATGCATAGAATTTCTAAATCAAATTTTAAAAGTACTTTCGTTATTGGAGGCGCAATGAAATTAAAGACGCTGATTTTAGCAATTAGCATAGGAATAACAACATCTGTTTTGTCTTTGACCCACGCTGACGAGCTCCCAGCAGCTCCATATCTAAGCACGATAGGCACTGCCAGTATTGATGCAACCCCAGATATTGCAACGATAACAATTGAAGTAAACTATTCGGCTAAACGTGCAGTTGATGCTAAACAGAAGGTTGATAAACGTGTCACGCAGTATTTTGATTTTTTACGTAAAAATGGGATTGAGCAAAAAGATATTAATGCGGCTAATTTAAGCACGCAAGCAGAATATGATTATCAGAATGGCTCATCCGAACTAAAAGGATTTCGGGCAGTACGTCAGGTTCAAGTTACAGTGCGTGAGATCGGGAAACTTAATCAACTATTGGATGGAGCACTCAAGTTAGGTTTAAATGAGATTCAAGCGATAAAATTAGGCGTAGCAAAACCTAGTAACTATCGTGAGCAAGTACGTAAAAAAGCCATTCAAAATGCAATCTTTCTCGCCACGTCATTAGCGGATGGGTTTAAAGTTAAACTGGGGCCCATTTATAGCATTCATTATCGAGGAGACAATGACCAATCGCCACTACCGATTATGTTTCTACGCGCTGAAAACGCCTCTATAAGCACCCCATCGCAAACTTATCAACAACAAAGCATCCACTTTAAGGATCAAGTTGAAGTAGTTTTTGGCTTGGAAAATCCTATGAGCAAAACAAGATAACAAGACTGTCGAGATTTTACTGGTGCGCCCCCGGAGGTACTCAAATCTCCCACGCTCAGGTTTGAAGTTAGATGATTGCAACGTAGATAATTAAAACAACTTTTTAAGCTATCCCATTCACGGCGCAACAGATCATTTTCCCGTTTCAGTTGACGATATACGACGTTTTCTGTTCTTAAATTTTTTTCCTGGAAAAGAGTTGTCTGTAATTGATATTTTTTAATGTAAACTAAGAAAATATTTGGAAAATTAAATTTAAATAAAGGAATTTTTATTTTTGAAAAATACAACTGAAACTGTTGACTTAAAAAGACAAGTTATAAGGCGTTTTTTAGAGGAAATGAATGGTTTTTTTTTCAGGAGAAACACTACCAACTCACCCTGTAGAATCAACCTTAGCGAGCTTGCGTGTTTCTATGTAACAAGCTATTTAAATCCATTATCTGCGCTATTAAATGAAAAAAATATATTTACCTTAGGCGAAAATTTTTTTAAAAAAAAAGCTTTTAATGAACTAAGTTGTGATTTGGCAACTCAATTAATCGTTAATTTTATTCATTTTATACAAAGAAAATCTTGCCAATCAATTGATTCTGAAGAAATAATTTTAGAAGTCTCTATTAATCAGGGTCTTGAGTCGGTGAAGAAAAATAGTTGCGGATCATCATTAAAACTCCAATTTATTAATGAATTAAGAGCTTGTTTACCAGATGGCAGGAGAGCTAATTTAGAAAAACCAGAAAATTTGGCAATATGTATTGAAAAAATTAATAATCTTCCCATTGGTGAAAAGATAAAATTATGTGACAATATTTTAAAAGCATTGAGTTCAGATGCTTCGACTCTGCAAGTGAACCTAAATAATTATTTTCCACTAAGTATAGCTAACTCAAATGGAGCATCTCCTCAAAACACCCTTTATAAAATATTAAGTCTGCAAAGAAATTATTCTTTAAACAGAGATTCTATTCTATTTGTAAAATTATTGCATTATAGACGCATAGAGAAAATAGCTTGTACTTCTTTGCAGCGAGATAATGATCCATATGCAAAAGGTAAACCGTTAAATATATTATTAGATGAAACTTGTTTTGCCAAAAAAAGACAAGAAAAAAATGAGTCTTTACAAATAGATTTATGTGAAATTTATACTAAAAAAATAGATGAAGAGGATAAAAATCTTTTATGCAATGGTACTTCTAATTTTTTCAAATCCAACCGTTTCTTCAAAGAAGGTCTGCAGCGACTGCAATTAATTTGTAATAATTTGACTGAATCTATATTAAATAGTTCTGAAGTACGCCAAAAAATTTATGAGGAAAAGCAAAACGATATTTTTGAAGAAATTAGAAATACAAATCAGAGAAATGGGATTACATCAAATAATTTACAACAAGTAATTGAGCAAAATCAAAGTAAAAGTATGGGGATAACCAATAACACTTATAATAATTCACAGTTATTTGCAATTAATCCAGCTAATTCGAATGCTACATTAAATAACTTAACCGATTCATCTTGTTATCCTTCCAATAATTTTAGTATTAGTTAATGGTATTGAAATAAATATTCGGGAAAACTAATACAGCAACATTCCGACAAAGGTTAGCATCGTCTCTAATTATATCCTACCAACAGCAGGGCTAATTTCATTTCATTAAGCCATATGTTCCATTCAAATGAAGTGTAATTGTCCTGTAGCTAGCAGCTCGAAACTATGGCGTTACATCCTTTTACCTTATGTTCAACCTTACTATATAAAGCAATTGAATGCACCACGCTTCTGAGTAAACTAATTTGCGTGCATTTAATATTTTAATTATAAGGAAGTTTATGAGTATGAATAACGATCAAGTAGTCCCCTGGGATCATCAAAGTGGTGCTGGACCTTTTTATGTGGTTTTTGCTAGTCAGATTTGGAAAAATGGTTGGTGGGTAGAAGCCGAACATTGCCCAGGCAAATGGCAAGAAGACCCGAATCATAATCCTTGGCGTAGCGATCGCCCAG
This window contains:
- the phrB gene encoding deoxyribodipyrimidine photo-lyase, whose amino-acid sequence is MKGLVWFREDLRLHDNTALYHAAQQCKDGILGIYIIDTHFWKKHHMAACRVQFLLTGLFELSQSLQLRGIALLIKQVKKTVDIPKIIYQSMKKYKLKELFFNKQYEVDEKQRDKIVCNYLSQYAIKCNTYDDQVILPPGTVQTKQGKTFGIFTPYKRAYLQLLLNNQNIVPHYSLPKSQHTLDIRSSKVPLKLPNFYTTIVWPSGEKEAQRRFKKFIKNDLFNYHKTRDFPALEGTSLLSPYLAAGMISPRQCLLAALMANEGEYDGRNKGATTWINELIWRDFYKHLLDAVPRLSMHQPYRLETEKLNWHYNEKQLHAWQQGNTGYPIVDAGMRQLKQIGWMHNRLRMIVAMFLTKNLFFDWRIGEDFFIRHLIDGDLAANNGGWQWSASTGTDAAPYFRIFNPLRQSERFDPHGDFIRQYCPELRSFNARTIHDPHQRAPALALKSGYPKPIIDFKDSRMATIKAFKSL
- a CDS encoding oxidative stress defense protein, whose product is MKLKTLILAISIGITTSVLSLTHADELPAAPYLSTIGTASIDATPDIATITIEVNYSAKRAVDAKQKVDKRVTQYFDFLRKNGIEQKDINAANLSTQAEYDYQNGSSELKGFRAVRQVQVTVREIGKLNQLLDGALKLGLNEIQAIKLGVAKPSNYREQVRKKAIQNAIFLATSLADGFKVKLGPIYSIHYRGDNDQSPLPIMFLRAENASISTPSQTYQQQSIHFKDQVEVVFGLENPMSKTR